The proteins below are encoded in one region of Dioscorea cayenensis subsp. rotundata cultivar TDr96_F1 chromosome 18, TDr96_F1_v2_PseudoChromosome.rev07_lg8_w22 25.fasta, whole genome shotgun sequence:
- the LOC120282052 gene encoding U-box domain-containing protein 21-like, with protein MCILVLIANKPSLSLMTSISARRPRSNMNLAKNTNVGILIPNDFRCPISLELMKDPVTLPTGITYDRQSIERWLETGSRTCPVSNKVLDEYATDEDIIIPNHSIRRMIQDWCVANQSFGIERIPTPPIPITLAIAVEMLTKIASAARDQDRNRCGILVRNLVASTKKCERNKRYIEGAGADHVLATSFEVFAKDDSVVAEVESSKNVFFEEILSALTLVFPLDKEALRHIGSPESLDRIVSILKFGTIAGRLNAALVVKELVSSGKECLVGGTQGLVQALTKLIREPVSPQITKASLTGIYYMVSADEKLASEFAEMNLVSLLVEKLVDLDKSTCEKVLAVLDGIFGSETGREKGREHVLTIPVLVKKMFRVSAMATEFAVSALWRLCKALKEECLIEAVQVGAFQKLLLLLQVGCCEITKEKVSELLKLMNGYRELECIETMDFKGLKRSF; from the coding sequence atgtgcatactTGTTCTCATTGCAAATAAACCTTCTCTTTCTCTAATGACATCAATATCAGCAAGAAGGCCAAGAAGTAATATGAACTTGGCTAAGAATACAAACGTTGGTATTTTGATACCAAATGATTTCCGATGCCCGATTTCATTGGAGCTAATGAAAGATCCGGTGACGTTGCCCACCGGAATCACCTACGACCGGCAAAGTATCGAGCGGTGGCTCGAGACCGGAAGCCGGACTTGCCCGGTGAGCAACAAGGTGTTGGATGAGTATGCAACAGATGAAGACATAATCATTCCTAACCATTCAATCCGCAGAATGATTCAGGACTGGTGTGTAGCCAACCAATCTTTCGGTATTGAAAGAATTCCAACTCCGCCAATTCCGATCACACTGGCGATCGCCGTGGAGATGCTGACTAAGATAGCATCGGCTGCTCGGGACCAAGATCGAAACAGGTGCGGTATTTTAGTACGAAACTTGGTTGCATCCACAAAGAAGTGCGAGCGGAATAAAAGGTACATCGAAGGAGCTGGTGCGGACCATGTACTTGCTACTTCTTTTGAAGTCTTTGCGAAAGATGATTCAGTGGTAGCAGAAGTAGAAAGTTCAAAGAATGTTTTCTTCGAAGAAATTTTATCAGCGTTGACACTGGTGTTTCCGCTTGACAAAGAGGCTCTCCGGCATATCGGTTCACCGGAATCTTTGGACCGTATTGTCTCTATATTGAAATTTGGAACCATTGCAGGGAGACTCAATGCTGCATTGGTTGTCAAAGAATTAGTTTCTTCAGGGAAGGAGTGTTTAGTTGGTGGAACTCAAGGCTTGGTTCAAGCACTCACAAAGCTTATTAGAGAACCAGTGTCACCTCAAATCACAAAGGCATCCCTCACTGGAATTTATTACATGGTTTCTGCTGATGAGAAGCTTGCATCAGAGTTTGCAGAGATGAATTTAGTATCCTTGCTTGTTGAGAAACTCGTCGATTTAGATAAAAGCACGTGTGAGAAAGTGTTAGCAGTGCTCGACGGAATTTTCGGGTCAGAGACCGGGAGGGAAAAAGGACGGGAGCACGTGCTCACCATCCCGGTGTTGGTGAAGAAGATGTTCCGTGTTTCAGCGATGGCAACAGAGTTTGCTGTTTCGGCTTTGTGGAGGTTGTGCAAGGCCTTGAAAGAAGAATGTCTGATAGAGGCTGTTCAAGTAGGAGCATTTCAGAAACTATTGCTGCTCTTACAAGTTGGTTGCTGTGAAATAACTAAAGAGAAAGTATCAGAACTATTGAAGCTGATGAATGGTTACAGAGAATTAGAATGCATTGAAACCATGGACTTCAAAGGACTCAAAAGgtcattttga